The Christiangramia flava JLT2011 region AAAAGAATGGGATTACCAAAATTGCGGAACAAAGTGCTGGATACCGGGATGATGTATAAAAAAAACAGGCTGATCACCAATTTGATCGATCGCGATAAAGTGTATTCGCTGGACGAAATCGCGGAAGCCTACAATATAGACCTGGTTGATCGTCACACCGCTACCGGAGATGCGTTCATAACGGCGCTGGTTTTTCTCAAATTATTAGGTAGAATTGGTAATAAAGATTCATTGAGCCTGGACAAGCTGGTAAAACTGAAATATTAAAAAAGCCTCCATTAAGGAGGCTTTTAAGGTTTAGTTCAAGAAGATCCTTACGATTCGTAGAATTTCAACATTTCCACTACATCTTTTTCATCTTTAATCTTGTGCTCATCAAAATATTCCTCCATTTTATCAGATTTAAAGAAATCTTCCAGGTCTTTCTCTTTCAACCTGGTTTCCTTAAATTTTCCACCGTCTATAGAAATGTAATATTCCATCTCCACATCAATATGGGCAGGTTTATCTTTTTCGTACCCAGTTGCAGCTTTCTGAGGATTTATGATATCCACCTTTGGAATACCGATAAACTGAGATTTATTTCCTTTAAAATAGCTGGCAAAATAAGATTCTTTAATCCCATCTTCCGTATCAATCTGATCAATATAATACGTATATCCTGGTAGTTCATAACTGATCTTTGAAAGCTTTGGCAGCATATAAGAATCTTTTTCAAGCTTATCCAATTTCACGACCACGACATCTTCCACTGCGTTATATCTCAGGAAAGCCGGTTGAGAACGCCCCTGTTCGTCATGAATAGTTCCAAGAACAAAATCTTTTTCAAAATAAGGAGTTCCAGTAAAGGTATCAGGTTCCTTTTCTTTAGTAAAAATTCTCATTCCGCGAGCGCTGGCAAATGCTACAGTATTTTGAGCCATAAGGCCGCCTCCAACGAAAAGCAAAATTAAAAGTGCAATTTTTTTCATACAGTTTAGGTGATTATAAATTAATTAAGGGAACTGTTATTTCTGTTAATATATAGAACAGTCCTAAAAGTTAAAAAGGTTAACACAATTATTATTCCAAACCGTTAAAGTGTTCCTTCAATTATACTTTCCACCACTTCAGGGTTCAGCAAAGTAGAAGTATCTCCAAGATCTGAAGTGTCTTTCGAAGCGATCTTCCGAAGAATTCTTCGCATGATCTTTCCGCTCCTGGTTTTTGGAAGTCCTTCTACAAACTGAATTTTATCTGGTTTGGCAATTGGTCCCACTTTATCAGCGATCTGCTGGTTGATCTCCTTGCGAAGGTTATCCTGGTTCCTGGATTCTCCCGCTTCCTTCAAGATCACAAAACCGTACAAGGCATTCCCTTTCACATCGTGCGGGAATCCTACGATAGCTGATTCTGCCACAGCCGGATGCTCATTGATCGCATCTTCAATTGGTGCGGTACCCAGGTTATGTCCTGAAACAATGATCACATCGTCCACCCTTCCGGTAATCCTGTAATATCCCACTTCATCCCGAAGTGCTCCGTCACCGGTGAAATATTTATTCTCAAACGCCGAAAAATAGGTATCTCGGTAACGGTCATGATCACGCCACACAGTTCGCGCCATAGATGGCCACGGATATTTGATACACAATCGCCCATCAACCTGGTTTCCTTTTATTTCTTTCCCTTCTTCATCCATCAGCGCCGGTTGAATACCCGGAAATGGTAGAGTTGCGAAAGTTGGTTTCGTTGGAGTGGCAAATGGAATAGGTGAAATCATGATGCCTCCGGTTTCGGTTTGCCACCAGGTATCAACAATGGGGCTTTTACTTTTGCCTATATTATTATCGTACCAGTGCCAGGCCTCTTCATTGATCGGTTCTCCCACGGTTCCCAGGACTTTCAGGGAAGAAAGATCGTATTTTTCCACGAAATCCAGGTTTTTCTTTGCTAGTGCTCGAATGGCGGTAGGAGCGGTATAAAACTGATTCACCTGATGTTTTTCAACCACTTCCCAGAATCGACCATAATCCGGATAGGAAGGTACCCCTTCAAACATAAGGGTGGTGGCTCCATTTGCAAGCGGGCCGTAAACTATATAAGAATGACCGGTTATCCAGCCAATATCCGCAGTACACCAGTACACATCATTATTCTGATAGTTGAAGATATTCTTAAACGTATAGGCGGTGTAGACCATATAACCTCCGGTAGTATGCAGCATTCCCTTCGGTTTGCCGGTAGAACCTGAAGTATAAAGAATAAATAACGGGTCTTCGGCATCCATGATTTCCGGTTCGCATTCATCCGAAGCTGCCTCCATCAACGGTTGCAACCAGTGATCTCTGCCTTCTTTCATGGAAATTTCAGACTCAATTCTTTTAACGACCAGGACAGTTTCCACATCCGGACATTGGTCCAGTGCTTTATCCACAATTCCTTTCAAATCTATGGTCTTATCCCCACGATAACTTCCATCTGCCGTGATCATCATCTTACAATCAGCATCTAAGGTTCGTGTGGCCAAAGCTGAGGCTGAAAACCCAGCAAAAACAACCGAATGTATCGCTCCAATCCGGGCGCATGCAAGAACCGCATAGGCAAGTTCCGGGATCATGGGCAGGTAAATACAAACCCGGTCCCCCTTCTGAATACCATGATCTTTGAGAACATTGGCAAACTGGTTCACTTTTTTATGCAATTCTTTATACGTGATCTTCAGTGCTTCTTCTTGATTGTCGTTCGGTTCCCAGATGATCGCAGGACGATCTCCTTTTGTTAACAGATGGCGATCAATACAGTTCTCGGTAATATTAAGTTTGGCATTTTCGAACCACTTCACTTCAGGCTTCGAAAAATCCCAATCCAGCACTTTATCCCATTTTTGTCTCCAAACGAAGTGTTCTTCAGCGATCTCCTGCCAGAAGTTTTCCGGTTCTCGTACAGATTTGCGATAAACCTGAAAATATTCCTCCAGGTTTTTAATATGGTAATTACTCATGTTAGGTGTGTAAATTGAATTGTATAAATGAAAAAACCGGTAAAACCGGTCTTTTCTAAAATTATTAAATCGGGAGCAATCCAAAAAATAAACTCCAATAAAAACCTGAAATTTATCAGAATTTAATAGAATAGTTCACTCAAAGCAATTAACCTGATAAAAT contains the following coding sequences:
- the acs gene encoding acetate--CoA ligase codes for the protein MSNYHIKNLEEYFQVYRKSVREPENFWQEIAEEHFVWRQKWDKVLDWDFSKPEVKWFENAKLNITENCIDRHLLTKGDRPAIIWEPNDNQEEALKITYKELHKKVNQFANVLKDHGIQKGDRVCIYLPMIPELAYAVLACARIGAIHSVVFAGFSASALATRTLDADCKMMITADGSYRGDKTIDLKGIVDKALDQCPDVETVLVVKRIESEISMKEGRDHWLQPLMEAASDECEPEIMDAEDPLFILYTSGSTGKPKGMLHTTGGYMVYTAYTFKNIFNYQNNDVYWCTADIGWITGHSYIVYGPLANGATTLMFEGVPSYPDYGRFWEVVEKHQVNQFYTAPTAIRALAKKNLDFVEKYDLSSLKVLGTVGEPINEEAWHWYDNNIGKSKSPIVDTWWQTETGGIMISPIPFATPTKPTFATLPFPGIQPALMDEEGKEIKGNQVDGRLCIKYPWPSMARTVWRDHDRYRDTYFSAFENKYFTGDGALRDEVGYYRITGRVDDVIIVSGHNLGTAPIEDAINEHPAVAESAIVGFPHDVKGNALYGFVILKEAGESRNQDNLRKEINQQIADKVGPIAKPDKIQFVEGLPKTRSGKIMRRILRKIASKDTSDLGDTSTLLNPEVVESIIEGTL